A region of the Kamptonema formosum PCC 6407 genome:
TAGGGGCTTCTCCCCCGACAAAGTGGTAAACCAGCGTTACCTCGACATAGAAGCGCCTGAAGAGGGCAAAATCACAGCGATTAAATCAGGACTTGGCACGGGCAAAACTCAATACTTAGCGGACAAGGTTAGACCGCAGGCTGGCAAACAGATTAACATCGGCTACCGGAACAGCCTACTGCTACAGATGGCTCAAAAACTCGATAGCTATCATCTAGACGCTCACGGCGGCTACCAGATGATGAATGACCCTGAAGCCAGACTTAGCCTCTGTTGGGATTCACTACTGAAAGTTTTGGGCATTACCCTTGAAGATGCAACCTTGATTCTTGATGAAGCCTCAAGCAGTATCAAACACTTACTCACTAGCAGCACTTGTCGGGATATTCGGCTTTCTCTTCTGGATTATCTCAAAGCGATCGCCCCTAGCGTAAATCGGGTGATAGCCCTTGACGGCAACCTTTCGGACTCTGTGACTGACTTTCTGGCTGAAGTCTTCAAAATGCCAGTGGTGAAAATTGAAAATCAATTTAAGGGCGATACACCGCCTGTCACTTTCCTTGAGCTTCCCAATGGTAGACAACGCCTAGTCAAAGCTGAGTTTGAATGGTTAGCTTACCAAATTCTTAATTCACCATGCCCCGCAGTTGCGACAGACTCGCTCAGGGATGCTGAAGCTCTAGCCAAACGACTTAAAGATGAAGGGCGCAAGGGCATTTTACTCACCAGCAAAACCGCTGTAGAGGAATGGGCTAAAGAGTTTCTGGCTAACCCTGATGAATATATCAGACGGCACAAGCCAGAGTTTTTTATCTACACCCCCACCGCAGAAAGCGGCCTCGATATCAGCATCAAGGATTATTTCTCAGACTGTTTCTGCTGGTTTGGTGGAGTCATTGGTGTTGATGAGTGTTTCCAGATGTCACGCCGGGTAAGGCATCCTGAGCGGCTAATCATCTGTTGCCCTCAACGCAAAATTAAACCGAAGTCTGACGGTGACTTTCCAAGCCTGCTCATAGAATTTATCGCCGAGCAAGCCACCGCTGAAGCTGGATTGCTTAGCCCAGAAAGTCAGATAGAGGCGATCGCCTCTCAAATCAATTCGTCTGAGACGAAAGCTTGGGCAAGAATCAAAGCTAAGGACAATGTGGAAAGTCGCAACCTTCAACGCTTTTTGTTTAAACGCTATGTGGAGGCAGGTTTCTCAGTCCAGCGTGTAGCCCTTGAGGGACTTAAGTATGTTGATGAGTATCACCAGGCAAAAGTTTTCTGCAAGGAAACTGAGGCGAAAGAGATTTTCAATGCTGAGGACATTACCCTAGCTGAAGCCCTTGAGATTGAGCGCAACTTCAATGCTCGTTGGCCAGACCGCTGCAAAGCACTCAAAGCAAAACTCAAGGCACGGCTACCAGGCATTGAGGATACTGAGCTTTGGACTTGGGGATTTATTTATCGCGTCCGCTTCACAGACCGGGACTTACTTAATCAGCTTGAGGCTGACTGGCTTTTTAAAAACACAGAGGATGCAGAGTACCTGCAACGGCAAAAGTGGAAGCGCGAGTTTAAAACTTTCCTCCCAGACCTGAGCACTCGTTGGCTAAAGCTTAAGGTGCTCTCCCGGTTGGGCATCGACAAATTTCTAGCCCCTGGTGTTGCCTGGAGGAATGACTCGCCAGAAGTTGAGGAGCTGGTCAGGCAGTGCCGCAAAAAATCAGTGGCGGCCTTGTTGGGGCATCCTGGCAAGCTTTCACCCATTCAGTACCTCAACCGGCTACTAAAAATTATTGGTGCTCAGCTAATTGGTACTCAAGTCCGCGACGGCGGCGATCGTTTCTGGGAGTATCGCTATCAAGTCGGGCCTGAGTTTAAAAAGTCCAGCCGCCCCGAAAACTGGGATGACCTTTACCCGCTAGTCTGCCAAAAAATGACTGAAAAAGTTCAGGGGCTCAAAATGTCTGAATCCCTTACCGTGATTGATTCAGAGGTTGTCACAGCTCCCCCCTTGAATATACAAAATACAGCCGAAGCTGTGACAGAAAGCTCAGCTAATCCCACAGAAAAAGTCTGGGGTGTGGCCCGCGAACTAGCGGACGTGGCGGCGCGGGTAGCTGAGGGAGCGATCGAAGTAGCTACAAACTGCTTGAGGCAAGTGATTGAGAGCTTCGGAATCGACGAAGTGTTTGCCGCGCTTGATGGCTTGCCAGAGCATCAGCGGTTAGCGGTTGAAGGTCTAGGTTAGAGGGCCCTGACCCACCTTCCCAGAAAGCCCCAATAGTGGCCCAATTACCGTGAGGAGTTGAGAGCATGACTTTGAAGATTGACAGGCACGGTCAAGCCTCGGTGTTGACCCCAGGTGAAATTGAGTTGCTATTTAACGATGGGTTCCTAACCGATCGCGATCGCACCTTATTCGGCGTGTGTCTATTTTCAGCTTGCCGCATTGCCGAAGCCTGTTCGCTGCTGACCAGGGATGTCTACGCCCCCAATAGCCGGGTTAGACCTGAGCTAATCATCCGCAAAGCCAACACCAAAGGCAAACTCGGAACCCGCACCATCCCCGTCATCGAAGACCTGCGATCGCTCCTGGGAGCTTGGCAACCACACGCCGGGGTAACTTATTTATTCCCAGGCCGCCATAGAGCGCATCACTGGCGACACCTGCACCCAGAAGCCGCCAGCCGCATCTTGAGGGAAGCCACCGAACGGGTAGGCATGGAAGGATTTAGTACCCACAGCTTCCGCCGCACTGCCTTAACCCAAATGAGCAACGCTGGCATCCCCTTGCGAGTAATTCAAAAACTCAGCGGCCATCGTTCGCTTGCCGTCCTGCAAGAATATCTAGAAGTTTCAGACTCCCAAGTTCGGGGTGCAGCGTCCGCGCTTTCGGCTCTGGGATACGTCAGAAAATATCCGTTTTCTGACGCACAGCTAGAACTCTCTACCCTGCCGTCGCTTAGGGACAAAGAGGATGTGAAAGAGCCGGGTTATTGCGAACACCCCCCTGCTAGTTGGGAATAGAAGCACGAAAATTGCCTAGCGGGTTGTGTCGCCAACCAGGGTTCTGAGGCGATAGTTGGGGATATCACATGACACAAGTGATTAAAATTGAGGGGCGAGAGTAGCCTGTGTTAGAGTAAAGGCAGGGAGTCACATGACACAAGTGATTTAGCTTAATAGACTAGAATATCTGACCGCCGCCCGAAATTGTACAAAAACGTCCCCCGGTCAATCGCAACTTTCCAGCCAGACCGCTCAACCATTTTCCCCAATTTCGGAAAAACAGGAGATGCCATGCGAGGAATCGTCTAACCCCAGCTCGCCGAATCACTTGTCACGGGGAACTCCTTAATAAAGACACGATCCGTGTGTCAAGTGGTTGACAGCACATATATTTAGTTTTAAGATAAATGAATCACTTGTCACAAGGCAATAAGCATGATTAGTCTTGAAACCATCTTAAGGCATTTACCAAAACTGGGAGTTTGGGAAGTGTCGGAAGGTCTTGAATTGTGGAAGCAAAAACTCCCAGTTGAGAAGGGGATTTACTTTATCTTGTTTTCAGACAAGATTCTCTATATTGGTTCTTCTCGAAATCTTCGTACAAGAGTTTACGAGTCATTACGTAGTTGTTGAGCGCGAAAAAAGGGGGCTTTATGCCTAACCCAAATGGAACAGCGGAAAACTTGACAAAATTTCAGCCACAGTGGAGGCAGGGCAAGACACAAACCATTCGAGTGCCGATCGCTCTAGTAGACCAGGTGCTTGCCCTCGCCCGAAAGCTAGACGGCGGTGAATCGCTTGACACAAGTGAAAAGACTACAGAGCTTTATGAGCGAGTGGGTAAATTAACTCGACAATGCGAACAGTTACAGGCAGAATGCGCTAAAGCTGTCGCATCACTTGACACAGCAGAAGACACGATAGCAGACTTAAAGAATGAGGTCGCGAACCTTAAGAGCGTGCAAGCGACTTTTTCACATGACACAAGTGAAATAGATACCATAAAGGCATCGCAACTTTCCAACCAGGCCGCGCCGCAAGATTCCGAAATTTTGGAATTGCCAGACGCGGCAACCCTACTCAATCAGCTCAAGAGCAGGCGTAAGAAATCAAAAACCGATTTGCAAGATGTGGAGGCAATTTTAGAGCTGTTGCCAGAGATGCCAGCACAACAGTCACAAACTCAAGCTCAGCTACCCGACCTGTACGCGGCGAGGGACAAGCTTTTTGAGATGCCATCCTTGGGCGGCTGGAAACTTGAGAAGGGAGAGAAGCGCACACGGTTCTGGGCTTTTGCCGAGGCTCTGATCGAAGAGGTTTCAAAGCTCAACCCAGACTACAGCATCATCCAGCGGTTGCAGTCTGACCTTAAACAGGAGCGAGAATACTCACAGGGGATAGCACACGGGATGAGTGAAGAGTTCCGTAAAAGGGTGCAACTTGAGAAAAAAGTGGGACTCAGAAGGTAAGCGACTGACAAAAATACAGCGATCGGGAACGCGGCCCCGATCGCCAATTCACATAGGTATTGTGTTTATTCTACACTATGCCCGTTGAATTGCGATCGACATTCAATCTTGCTTTTCACACTACGCCAACGGGATTCGACCGGAAAGTGATTCCGTACAGAATCGTTTTTCGCTGCAACTGGCAATGGCGGCCTTGTCGCACTTGGTGAATTCACCACCCCAGCTCACAGGATCGCCCGATAAGAATTCTAACCATTCACACTATCACATCACCCCATTAGATAGAAGCTTCAGAGCGGGGGCAATTGCAGATTTAATATTTGGTGTGATGGTGTGAATAGTATAGTGCAAATTGATAGCAACGTAGGAATTGATTGAGTACAAAATCACTACCACGTTATCGCTATTCTTCAAAGTAAGAACAAAAGTTTTAGCAAACCAGGAACCAAG
Encoded here:
- a CDS encoding plasmid replication protein, CyRepA1 family, encoding KILKGPLLKPDHKGKVNKYRNSEGRKAPITFLKVSLHFWGKVLARWQGVPLSENTAVQEGEAKFFWPWVQESRADVVLAEGEKKAGCLLTLGHAAIALPGISMGWRVTDRDFDGKAIARELHPDLLPFDDGRSITIAFDYRPGDWFESPEFKNAAILARLFKKSTVKIARLPGPQKGIDDFAVAGGDVDRVLALAETVQQLQDERLWRSYRGFSPDKVVNQRYLDIEAPEEGKITAIKSGLGTGKTQYLADKVRPQAGKQINIGYRNSLLLQMAQKLDSYHLDAHGGYQMMNDPEARLSLCWDSLLKVLGITLEDATLILDEASSSIKHLLTSSTCRDIRLSLLDYLKAIAPSVNRVIALDGNLSDSVTDFLAEVFKMPVVKIENQFKGDTPPVTFLELPNGRQRLVKAEFEWLAYQILNSPCPAVATDSLRDAEALAKRLKDEGRKGILLTSKTAVEEWAKEFLANPDEYIRRHKPEFFIYTPTAESGLDISIKDYFSDCFCWFGGVIGVDECFQMSRRVRHPERLIICCPQRKIKPKSDGDFPSLLIEFIAEQATAEAGLLSPESQIEAIASQINSSETKAWARIKAKDNVESRNLQRFLFKRYVEAGFSVQRVALEGLKYVDEYHQAKVFCKETEAKEIFNAEDITLAEALEIERNFNARWPDRCKALKAKLKARLPGIEDTELWTWGFIYRVRFTDRDLLNQLEADWLFKNTEDAEYLQRQKWKREFKTFLPDLSTRWLKLKVLSRLGIDKFLAPGVAWRNDSPEVEELVRQCRKKSVAALLGHPGKLSPIQYLNRLLKIIGAQLIGTQVRDGGDRFWEYRYQVGPEFKKSSRPENWDDLYPLVCQKMTEKVQGLKMSESLTVIDSEVVTAPPLNIQNTAEAVTESSANPTEKVWGVARELADVAARVAEGAIEVATNCLRQVIESFGIDEVFAALDGLPEHQRLAVEGLG
- a CDS encoding tyrosine-type recombinase/integrase; the encoded protein is MTLKIDRHGQASVLTPGEIELLFNDGFLTDRDRTLFGVCLFSACRIAEACSLLTRDVYAPNSRVRPELIIRKANTKGKLGTRTIPVIEDLRSLLGAWQPHAGVTYLFPGRHRAHHWRHLHPEAASRILREATERVGMEGFSTHSFRRTALTQMSNAGIPLRVIQKLSGHRSLAVLQEYLEVSDSQVRGAASALSALGYVRKYPFSDAQLELSTLPSLRDKEDVKEPGYCEHPPASWE